Within the Seriola aureovittata isolate HTS-2021-v1 ecotype China chromosome 24, ASM2101889v1, whole genome shotgun sequence genome, the region ACACGAGAGTGGTGGTGATCTTTTAATCTCACTCTTGGCTCTCTGGTTCTGCCAGACTAATATTTTGATGACTCACCCGTGGGATGTTATTGCAGGTCATGTCAGGAGTGTTTGGAGTCGATGATTAACtttccatcagctgctgctgtaacactgtCAGAAGATCACAGTAAATTTGCTTGTGACCTTGTTGTACAAACAACTACAGTAAAACCTCTGACCAGATAGCAGCAATTCATCCTGAATCACCCTAATGTAAGAGCTAAGTAATCCAGTATGCAACAAAGTAATTCATTTTTGAAGAAGagcttgatttttttccttgtttctgtCTTGTCCTTCCCCAGCTCGACTTTTACGACGTTTATTTGCGTCGTTGCTGTAATCACTGAAAAAATgttgctgtatttgttttatttgtttcatccTCTTCATGATGAAGTCAGGTCAGTCAGATTTCTGTCCTCACCGGTTTTAAATACTTTGTTTTATCTCATGTCTGCAGAGTAAAACCTCAGCGGCTTTGGCCAAGCTAATGTCGCTTCAAGCCACTGATGCCACTGTGGTCACTCTGGGACCTGACCACTCCATCATCAGGTGAGACCCCAGCTGCagtaaatagaaataaaacaaaacagcccATTTGAATGTGTGTTACTTAGAGAAATGTAGATTAAATAGTCAGTTCTGTCagaaaaacttttcaaacaaTAGAAACAATAATATTTGAACATGATGTgtaactgtaaatatatttctataCTTCAGtgaggagcaggtggtggtggagctGGTCCAGCGGGGCGACATCGTGAAGGTCGTCCCAGGAGGAAAGTTCCCTGTCGATGGGAAAGTGATTGAGGGAAGCTCCATGGCTGACGAGTCTTTGATCACAGGTAGGAGGAGAAAGTAGCCGTAGAGCATCAACACCGCTGACTGAAATGATTCACGTGTCACGTTCTTTCTTCCTGTCAGGCGAGCCGATGCCTGTCAGTAAGAAGGTGGGCAGTTTGGTGATCGCCGGCTCCATCAACGCTCACGGTGCTCTTCTGGTGGAGGCTACGCACGTCGGCGCTGACACAACGCTGTCTCAGATAGTCAGACTGGTGGAGGAAGCTCAAACCTCCAAGGTAACAGCCTCAGCTTCGTTTTCAGATTTACAGTAGAGAcggacaaacagaaacacaaggagCATAAAGAGCAAAGAGTTTGGACACAGCATGCGTTCGGATTTAAATGTGCCGACAGTGGCGCAATTAATTTCCGTAAACGCTGACCTTGTTTTCCTGCAGCACGTCTCCAGTTAACTCCTCTGCACTCCTGTGTTTGCTCAGGCCCCCATCCAGCAGTTTGCAGACCGGCTCAGTGGATACTTCGTGCCCTTCATAGTTATCGTTTCTCTGCTAACGCTGGTGGCCTGGATGGCAGTCGGGTTTGTCAACTTTGACATCGTGAAGGAAAACTTCCCGGTAGGTGCGCACGCCAGTGTTTTCATATTCTTAAGATTTGAGACAGCTGTGTGAGCATCTTCACATCACTTtcacatctcctcctcctcctcctcctcctcctcctcacagggaTACAACCAGAACATTTCCAAGGCAGAGGTCATCGTCCGCTTTGCCTTCCAGGCGTCCATCACCGTTCTGTCCATCGCCTGCCCCTGCTCTCTGGGACTGGCAACCCCGACAGCCGTCATGGTGGGCACAGGTGTCGGAGCTCAGAACGGGATCCTCATTAAAGGAGGCGAGCCGCTGGAGATGGCCCATAAGGCAAAGCACTTTACATCCTGCTTCTGACATCTGATAACCATGGTTGTTAGcaattaaatatgtatataatttACTTGATTTCAATCAGAAAAATCCATGTTACAATCAGTGAAAATTgggaaaacaaatatgtttgtAGCTCTACATAATAAGTgcataaataagaaataagacataaataaaatacactaaTCATAAATTGGTAAATGGGATTATAATGCACCAAACACACAAGCCACGCAAAGCTGAGTGTCTATTCATTTTGAACAGTGAAGTTGTTATTAACAATTCGTCTGCAGTATCAGATTCAAATAACTTACAGTGCAAGAACAACAATCATGTTGAAACGTTAACTGTTCTGTGAGATTCAGCCAGACAATCCTGCAAAATGGTGTGGCTGCAGAGCAAATATTTGGTGCGTGAATTGATTCATTCAAGGCATCAATGTCATCCATTATGGTAAGAAAAACAACCTGCCTGCAGTATGTATCGGTATGCAGGCGTGCAGCATACCAGCCTCAGGATGAAAGTGATACTTTACTCTCATGCAGGATAAATGAGACctattcacacacactaataGAAATCCTCCCCCTGAGTGTCTCACACCAAACACGTATTCCTCTGCAGTCAAGACTTCTGCTTATTTTAATATCTAatctatatataatattttattccaaTTACTACTAGTGACACCGTGTGGTGCAGGACGTtactgcttttttattttcaacaatatCACACCTTAGGAGCTTCTGTCTTGTTTGGcataatgttttctgtgcacATTTACCCTCCAGAGAGGGTAAACCTTATACTTTAGTAGTTCCATATGTTGCTGCATTATTCGGTCTTCAAAGGTGTTTTCATGATCTCCGAGAGGTTTACAGTTGAATGATCAAATGTTTGCCTGGAGCAAAATCAAAGAtgaccaaaaacacaacataaagaGAAGATGGAGCCGTGACtccgctgtgtttgtgtgcgctcCCTCAGATCAGAGTGGTGATGTTCGATAAGACCGGGACGATAACAAACGGCGTGCCTCAGGTGACTCGTGTGTTGGTGCTGTGGGAAATGGCCCGTATGCCCCTGAGGAAGATCCTGGCGGTGGTGGGCACAGCGGAGGCCAGCAGCGAGCACCCGCTGGGCATGGCCGTTGCTAAACACTGCAaagaggtgagggagggagcCGGTTAGACCAGAGTTATAATCTGATCTTGCTTATCAGCATGTAGAGTTTACATTAacgcctgtttgtgtgtgattattTGCGTGTGAACTTTATTAACTGTTTGTGAGCAGTGTGTGGATCCAGgactttgtctgtgtgcaccTAACAGGAGCTGGGCTGTGACGTGCTGGGCTACTGCCAGGACTTCCAGGCGGTGCCGGGCTGTGGGATCAGCTGCCGCGTGTCCAACGTGGAGCGCCTgcttcagcagcagagtgacGAGCGCTTCCTGCTTCCAGGGGCCACCACGGACGAAAGCAGCCTGCTCTCTGCCGCCGAGGCCCCGGCTTCAGGTCTGATGGTTTTCGCTCTCGGAGGTTCCGCTCCCAATTCTATATTTACACCTGCTGACACTTTTTCCCACAGCTACCTGGCTCTAGTCATGATACGCCTTTATCTTTTCAGCGGAgaatatataaacaaatacattataCAAAGCCTCTTATCTACACAGGAATAGCTATTCTAGATAAGAGGTATCTGTCTTAAATATCACAGTGTGAAGCAGGCCGGTCAGCTCAGTTGGTTAGAGCGTGGTGCTAATAACACCAAGGTCGTGGGCTTTGACCCCTGTATTGCCATATGTTTATGGAACATGTGGTTTATGATGGTCATAAgataaaacaagttttttttttgtccattaatttgaaataaaaaaaaaaaaaaatccctttgaAAACCCcaatttcaaaaaatgtatatCTTATACCTTAGTTACAATAATGGAATTTCttattttgcacaaaaacacCTGATGTCACCTCCTTGTCCTGgattttccttttatatttttcacttttatgatCCTGTATATTCacaaaaatctgattttaaatgtttcttgttgaaacacagatttttttttcatttattttctttgctcctAGGTGGAGGACTGTCGTACTCAGTCCTGATCGGAAACAGAGAATGGATGAGGAGGAACGGTCACCACATCGGCGCAGACGTTGATGCCGCCATGAGCAGCCACGAGACGAAAGGGCAGACGGCCGTCCTGGTGGCTATAGATGGTGAGGATGAGACCAAACAGTTTTGTCCTCGTCGTTGCGCCCCCTCTTGTACCTCATCACATGTTGTATGTGATGTCTCTGCAGGTGTGCTGTGTGCCATGTTAGCCATCGCAGACACGGTGAAAGCAGAGTCGGCGTTAGCAGTGCATACTCTCAAGAGCATGGGCATTGAGGTGGTTATGATAACAGGAGACAACAGACGCACGGCCAAAGCCATCGCCGCACAGGTAAGacacaaatatttacaaagaattttaaaaaaggtgaaagagaagcagctgaataaaagaaataaaatgccCGGTGTTTGGTTGACCACAGGTGGGGATCAGAAAGGTGTTTGCGGAGGTGCTGCCGTCACATAAGGTGGCCAAAGTACAAGAGCTACAGGAACAAGGCCTGCGAGTCGCCATGGTGGGAGATGGTGTTAATGACTCGCCGGCCCTCGCCCGCGCCGACGTCGGCATCGCCATCGGCACAGGAACAGATGTGGCCATCGAGGCGGCGGATATCGTCCTGATCAGAGTAGGTGACTGACGGTCTGAGCAGAGATACTGTGACATGTTTGAACTGTCTGACCCGAAGGTTTGTGCACTGTTCAGAATGATCTGCTGGATGTGGTGGCGAGTATCGAGCTGTCGAAGAAGACCGTGCGGAGGATAAGGATCAACTTTGTCTTCGCTCTCATCTACAACCTTCTAGGAATACCAATTGCTGCTGGTAAGGACTCAGTGTGCACTGACTAGCTCCTGAAGACTCACAAGACGCCGTATCACCAACACTGCAGAACGCCTTTTTTATAAATCAGGCAGAGAAATAAAAGTTGTACTTTCCCAAATATCAGACACAAATACAACCCCAAGAAAACtttgacaagaaaacaaaaaatgttaagCCTTTATTTTCTGCCaatattgtcttttttgtctttactttttttgcctaaaatattaaaagataaataatcaAAGCACTGTCAGAATCAGCCTTTAAACATGTGATCTCTGTGGGTAAAAACCTCACATTACTGTTGTACTATACAGTGAATGAAgcctcttattttgaaaaaccacAGCAGATACTGATAATGAAAGGAAATTGTTTGCAAGGAAAGATTTGCTGTGTGGACGTCAGTGAAATCAATGTCTGTGATCTCGTCCTCTCAAAAGCGAACTTCGGCTTTGTTAcctaaactttttaaaaaggcaaaaccAAACTGAAACAGGCTTCACGCTGAACCTCTGAACGAGTGAACGTCCTGTCCTCTGTTGGCTGTAGGTGTGTTCATGCCCGTGGGCCTGGTGCTGCAACCCTGGATGGGCTCGGCTGCGATGGCTGCCTCCTCCGTCTCTGTGGTTCTGTCGTCTTTACTGCTGAGAATGTGAGTCTGTATGAGTTTTCATGTTACATTTTTCTCCCCTGGTGTATTCTGTGGCTTTTGTCTCTATAGTCCCCCTCTCTTGAATTCAGCGGTGAGTATAATAACCGTCTGTTTCCTGCAGGTATAAGAAAACCTCTGTGGAGCTGTACGAGGTGCAAGCGCGAGGTCAAATGAAGAGCCTGCGGTCGTCTCAGATCAGCACACATCTGGGGCTGGACGGCCGCCGGCGGAGCCCAGCTCTCCCCACTCGGGAGCAGCTGAGTCACAGCAGCGTGGCCCCGCCCACCCTCTCCAGCCAGGGACAATCCATTAACTCTGTCCAGGAGCAGCAGGACCGCCGCTCCCTCCTGGATCACCAGACCGCAGAGGACCTTAATGTGTAGTAAAGGGATAAAGGGAAGAAGGACTGAGACGGTTTCTGCCTGGTTCCCATGTTTACGAATTCAGCGAAGCTCTTAATGTGTAATATTTCTACGTATTTATGTAAATAGATGAGGCTAATTGGAACATGTCCGAAAATCAAGCTGCTAACACTCACACAAGTTAAGTTTGACTCGGCTTCTGAagcattttgtgcatttttcctATTTCACACCAGATGACGGGTGCTATATGAGTGAAAGTTGATGTAGAAAATAGGTTTGCTTGCTAGTCAGTTCAAAGTAACTGCTGTACAAATGCACTTTAACAATATACATAGGTCAAAGTCTGTGCTGGTGTGAGTGTTGGTCTCAGGTTTAAACAAAATCATCATTTTCTAGaacaatttcaaaaataatcCACCTGTCTTTCACATCCAGCTGCCctgattttgtcatttaatctaagataaaaaaaaaaaagaaaaagaaaatgttcttgttgCCATGTTTTAAATAGTCCTTCTTCAACAAAACCTCACAAGTGCAAAGTTCTCGTGTTAAATATAgaaatgaggaagaagaagtggaGCTCAGACCGTTTGGACTTCGGTCCACATGTATTTCGAGCTGTGTCAGGGATGATAAATGGCGTAGATTAATCAAATGATCTCATCCATGGACTCTATACTTAACCAGAAAGAAtcaatttcacattttgttgagCTTAATCACAAGTGAATAGACATATGGGCTTTAGAGATATAAATATGAC harbors:
- the atp7b gene encoding copper-transporting ATPase 2 isoform X1 → MFSSKSPKSLSKYVSESSSGAGEQICMVECGCKPDCTCEVHSANRGWRLKENCAAVEKQGLDNLAYEYGSQSELSPPPKTASRVTFKLLGLTTEHQARTIKTRISILKGVLAISFSLPKKLAKVDYDTSVTTTKEIALELQSLGYSVESAVQISVDGMHCQSCVQSIEGRIGELPGVSYIQVSLQDCAALIVFQPFLVAQQELRDKIEDMGFDATLLSEDPSAEDISYWQTDMSTSSTQTATVWIVGMTCNSCVQSIEGRISQMTGVESIAVSLKDEKGMITFDPCLTEPEQLRAAIEDMGFDASLQEPVSSIQSHDKSRTVSSGPSHLPDLQSPNKPEVSNSTGLQTNTAGYHPNSPDIKVQKCFIGVTGMTCASCVANIERNLLKHKGIISVLVSLMAGKAEVKYDPDLIDAAGVSQLIEDLGFGAKLIEDNAATHGKLDLSIKGMTCASCVHNIESKLTTTKGILGASVALATQKAQIQFDPEVLGARDIIKIIQSLGYEASLEKEGFKNNLDHAEEISQWKSSFLLSLVFGLPVMGLMIYMMVMDSQHKEHGGSMPEEQNLLPGLSLLNLAFFVLCTPVQIFGGRYFYIQAYRSLKHRTANMDVLIVLATSIAYIYSCVVLIVAMAERASQSPVTFFDTPPMLFVFIALGRWLEHVAKSKTSAALAKLMSLQATDATVVTLGPDHSIISEEQVVVELVQRGDIVKVVPGGKFPVDGKVIEGSSMADESLITGEPMPVSKKVGSLVIAGSINAHGALLVEATHVGADTTLSQIVRLVEEAQTSKAPIQQFADRLSGYFVPFIVIVSLLTLVAWMAVGFVNFDIVKENFPGYNQNISKAEVIVRFAFQASITVLSIACPCSLGLATPTAVMVGTGVGAQNGILIKGGEPLEMAHKIRVVMFDKTGTITNGVPQVTRVLVLWEMARMPLRKILAVVGTAEASSEHPLGMAVAKHCKEELGCDVLGYCQDFQAVPGCGISCRVSNVERLLQQQSDERFLLPGATTDESSLLSAAEAPASGGGLSYSVLIGNREWMRRNGHHIGADVDAAMSSHETKGQTAVLVAIDGVLCAMLAIADTVKAESALAVHTLKSMGIEVVMITGDNRRTAKAIAAQVGIRKVFAEVLPSHKVAKVQELQEQGLRVAMVGDGVNDSPALARADVGIAIGTGTDVAIEAADIVLIRNDLLDVVASIELSKKTVRRIRINFVFALIYNLLGIPIAAGVFMPVGLVLQPWMGSAAMAASSVSVVLSSLLLRMYKKTSVELYEVQARGQMKSLRSSQISTHLGLDGRRRSPALPTREQLSHSSVAPPTLSSQGQSINSVQEQQDRRSLLDHQTAEDLNV
- the atp7b gene encoding copper-transporting ATPase 2 isoform X2; this encodes MMQENCAAVEKQGLDNLAYEYGSQSELSPPPKTASRVTFKLLGLTTEHQARTIKTRISILKGVLAISFSLPKKLAKVDYDTSVTTTKEIALELQSLGYSVESAVQISVDGMHCQSCVQSIEGRIGELPGVSYIQVSLQDCAALIVFQPFLVAQQELRDKIEDMGFDATLLSEDPSAEDISYWQTDMSTSSTQTATVWIVGMTCNSCVQSIEGRISQMTGVESIAVSLKDEKGMITFDPCLTEPEQLRAAIEDMGFDASLQEPVSSIQSHDKSRTVSSGPSHLPDLQSPNKPEVSNSTGLQTNTAGYHPNSPDIKVQKCFIGVTGMTCASCVANIERNLLKHKGIISVLVSLMAGKAEVKYDPDLIDAAGVSQLIEDLGFGAKLIEDNAATHGKLDLSIKGMTCASCVHNIESKLTTTKGILGASVALATQKAQIQFDPEVLGARDIIKIIQSLGYEASLEKEGFKNNLDHAEEISQWKSSFLLSLVFGLPVMGLMIYMMVMDSQHKEHGGSMPEEQNLLPGLSLLNLAFFVLCTPVQIFGGRYFYIQAYRSLKHRTANMDVLIVLATSIAYIYSCVVLIVAMAERASQSPVTFFDTPPMLFVFIALGRWLEHVAKSKTSAALAKLMSLQATDATVVTLGPDHSIISEEQVVVELVQRGDIVKVVPGGKFPVDGKVIEGSSMADESLITGEPMPVSKKVGSLVIAGSINAHGALLVEATHVGADTTLSQIVRLVEEAQTSKAPIQQFADRLSGYFVPFIVIVSLLTLVAWMAVGFVNFDIVKENFPGYNQNISKAEVIVRFAFQASITVLSIACPCSLGLATPTAVMVGTGVGAQNGILIKGGEPLEMAHKIRVVMFDKTGTITNGVPQVTRVLVLWEMARMPLRKILAVVGTAEASSEHPLGMAVAKHCKEELGCDVLGYCQDFQAVPGCGISCRVSNVERLLQQQSDERFLLPGATTDESSLLSAAEAPASGGGLSYSVLIGNREWMRRNGHHIGADVDAAMSSHETKGQTAVLVAIDGVLCAMLAIADTVKAESALAVHTLKSMGIEVVMITGDNRRTAKAIAAQVGIRKVFAEVLPSHKVAKVQELQEQGLRVAMVGDGVNDSPALARADVGIAIGTGTDVAIEAADIVLIRNDLLDVVASIELSKKTVRRIRINFVFALIYNLLGIPIAAGVFMPVGLVLQPWMGSAAMAASSVSVVLSSLLLRMYKKTSVELYEVQARGQMKSLRSSQISTHLGLDGRRRSPALPTREQLSHSSVAPPTLSSQGQSINSVQEQQDRRSLLDHQTAEDLNV